The Hymenobacter sp. GOD-10R genome includes a window with the following:
- a CDS encoding T9SS type A sorting domain-containing protein, translating into MKNHLHTLLCAAGLLSAGGATAQTTVPNAGFETWENRPLSNERPQGWLTADDIVYQVFQPIVGPLTPNATKLVTKSSDKYTGSFAAQLIPKNISVLGLGSQPAPAILLLGDRFRVTFADLSDPTALADIRRSRGIPYTARPAQLTFWYKFAGTSTDQAQVAMALSKGNLSNGGIIVGTASSTTTNVITPGTTTYKQFSVPITYTSTEAPDSLRLGFSVGGNQVFSSSAALTIDDVAFSFTTANASPAVAATLSVYPNPSENGLFSLASLQKASVATAPLSVTDALGKVVLQQAAAPASAANGRQLDLRGKPAGVYLLRLDTPEGIVVRKLQLQ; encoded by the coding sequence ATGAAAAATCATCTACATACTCTTCTTTGTGCTGCTGGCTTACTTTCCGCCGGCGGAGCTACTGCCCAAACCACTGTACCTAATGCAGGCTTTGAAACTTGGGAGAACCGCCCGTTGAGCAATGAACGCCCACAAGGCTGGCTCACGGCAGATGATATAGTGTATCAGGTATTTCAGCCCATTGTTGGACCATTGACGCCCAATGCTACAAAGTTGGTAACGAAGTCTAGTGATAAGTACACTGGTTCTTTTGCTGCCCAACTTATTCCCAAAAATATCTCTGTTCTCGGTCTTGGTAGCCAGCCTGCTCCTGCTATTTTGTTGCTCGGCGACCGTTTTCGCGTAACCTTCGCCGACTTATCGGACCCAACTGCTTTAGCGGACATCAGAAGGTCCCGGGGTATTCCTTATACAGCTCGTCCAGCCCAACTTACCTTTTGGTACAAATTTGCAGGCACGAGCACCGACCAAGCGCAAGTTGCCATGGCACTTAGTAAAGGAAATTTGAGCAATGGTGGCATTATCGTCGGCACTGCTAGCAGCACCACAACTAATGTCATTACGCCAGGCACAACAACTTACAAGCAATTTAGTGTGCCTATCACGTACACTTCAACAGAAGCACCAGATTCGCTGCGACTTGGCTTCAGTGTTGGCGGCAACCAGGTGTTCTCGTCTAGCGCAGCTTTGACCATTGACGACGTTGCCTTCTCCTTTACGACGGCCAACGCCAGCCCAGCCGTAGCCGCTACTCTCAGCGTTTACCCCAACCCTAGCGAAAATGGTCTGTTCTCGCTCGCCTCATTGCAAAAGGCTAGCGTAGCCACGGCACCGCTCAGCGTAACCGACGCTCTCGGCAAAGTAGTACTGCAGCAAGCCGCCGCGCCCGCTAGCGCCGCCAACGGGCGTCAGCTCGACTTGCGTGGGAAGCCTGCTGGTGTGTATTTGCTCCGCCTCGATACTCCCGAGGGAATAGTAGTGCGCAAGCTTCAGCTTCAATAA
- a CDS encoding rhomboid family intramembrane serine protease translates to MEADPLLPPEPLAHKTDAELLYLTQHARRYPAPLVQAAVRELQRRELIPTELPGQVQPSPAPPTPPRTWLDEVKDLAHTLFWPSGSHVVTSLLLDVNLVVYLLMGLAGGSLLAPRSADLVAWGSNFSPLTLHGQPWRLLTCCFLHGGPAHLLLNAGTLVVLGLLAEPLFGRGRLLLGYLLSGVGGSLASLWWHMPGGVNSVGASGAIFGLYGLLLATAFVKNTPLSPQQRRPLFGLLLYLMLSSLLAGLEGSGNTDNAAHLGGLLTGVLVGLLMPHKVVEER, encoded by the coding sequence ATGGAGGCCGACCCACTTCTCCCACCCGAGCCCCTAGCCCACAAAACGGACGCCGAGCTACTTTACCTCACCCAGCACGCCCGCCGCTATCCGGCGCCGCTGGTGCAAGCCGCCGTGCGCGAGCTACAGCGCCGAGAGCTTATCCCAACCGAACTGCCTGGCCAGGTGCAGCCCTCACCTGCTCCGCCGACGCCCCCGCGTACTTGGCTCGACGAAGTAAAAGACCTAGCTCATACCCTGTTCTGGCCGAGCGGTTCCCACGTCGTTACCTCCCTCCTGCTCGACGTAAACCTGGTGGTTTACCTTCTGATGGGCCTAGCTGGGGGTAGTTTGCTGGCTCCGCGCTCCGCTGACTTGGTAGCGTGGGGCTCCAATTTTTCGCCGCTTACCTTACACGGGCAGCCGTGGCGCCTACTTACCTGCTGCTTTTTGCACGGCGGCCCGGCTCACTTGCTGCTCAACGCGGGCACGCTCGTAGTGCTAGGCTTGCTCGCGGAGCCGCTGTTTGGCCGCGGCCGGCTGCTGCTCGGGTACTTACTGAGTGGCGTGGGCGGCAGCCTAGCTAGCTTGTGGTGGCACATGCCAGGCGGCGTCAACTCAGTGGGAGCTTCCGGCGCAATTTTCGGGCTTTACGGGTTGCTGCTTGCTACGGCTTTTGTCAAGAACACACCGTTGAGCCCGCAGCAACGCCGCCCGCTGTTCGGCCTGTTACTCTATCTTATGCTTTCCAGTTTATTAGCTGGGCTAGAAGGATCTGGCAACACAGACAATGCCGCCCACTTGGGCGGGCTGCTTACGGGTGTTCTGGTGGGTCTACTTATGCCTCATAAAGTTGTGGAGGAACGCTAG